From Haloglomus litoreum, the proteins below share one genomic window:
- a CDS encoding SRPBCC family protein: protein MDTVEVSTVVYITPEEAHAFLVDFPGYARYSEYLDRVDQHGDGGPGTEYDLHFAWWKLTYTARSRVVAVEPPDRLDWTVVKDIDARGRWVVEALPDEAVPPDREHATRVRLQIQFFPDSADEDAVDLPRFVSIGWVIERVKPLIQEEAERIVRRIVADLEGESRDVDLEIHTSPDSV, encoded by the coding sequence GTGGACACCGTCGAGGTCAGTACCGTCGTCTACATCACCCCCGAGGAGGCCCACGCCTTCCTCGTGGACTTCCCGGGCTACGCGCGCTACTCGGAGTACCTCGACCGCGTGGACCAGCACGGTGACGGCGGCCCCGGCACGGAGTACGACCTCCACTTCGCGTGGTGGAAGCTGACCTACACCGCACGGTCACGGGTGGTCGCGGTCGAGCCGCCCGACCGGCTGGACTGGACGGTCGTCAAGGACATCGACGCGCGCGGGCGATGGGTGGTCGAGGCGCTACCCGACGAGGCGGTGCCGCCGGACCGCGAGCACGCCACCCGGGTCCGCCTGCAGATCCAGTTCTTCCCCGATTCGGCCGACGAGGACGCCGTCGACCTCCCGCGCTTCGTCTCCATCGGCTGGGTGATCGAGCGGGTGAAACCGCTCATCCAGGAGGAGGCCGAGCGCATCGTCCGGCGCATCGTCGCCGACCTCGAGGGCGAATCCCGGGACGTGGACCTGGAGATCCACACCTCGCCGGACTCGGTCTGA
- a CDS encoding DUF7318 family protein, whose product MSSGNNTYGAIHRYEPPSESTAALIGIVLLTVVEVVFVGLFTYGLVAGWGLSEFGNMFLGGMLAVIFLDLAFILLLYRKEFLPDVMIVKKRRRKWEDLYVREEDMYGTDSLPDAWESVKRAVYPYYKK is encoded by the coding sequence ATGAGTTCCGGCAACAACACCTACGGCGCGATCCACCGCTACGAGCCCCCGAGCGAGTCGACGGCGGCGCTCATCGGCATCGTCCTCCTGACGGTCGTCGAGGTCGTCTTCGTCGGCCTGTTCACCTACGGGCTCGTCGCCGGGTGGGGCCTGAGCGAGTTCGGGAACATGTTCCTGGGCGGGATGCTCGCCGTCATCTTCCTGGACCTGGCGTTCATCCTGCTGCTGTACCGGAAGGAGTTCCTCCCCGACGTGATGATCGTCAAGAAGCGCCGGCGGAAGTGGGAGGACCTCTACGTCCGCGAGGAGGACATGTACGGAACCGATTCGCTACCCGACGCCTGGGAGTCGGTGAAGCGCGCGGTGTACCCCTACTACAAGAAATAA
- a CDS encoding ubiquinol-cytochrome c reductase iron-sulfur subunit — MSADDKYPAESGRRRFVKGVVGSATLAGIGTGSAVAVNTATSSSGAGGGITQYFAIENTDGPAPRGMPQVPVRKNSSGELEGIWPDTVEDGVAQMELGGSTYSSAAFQYCGVQTYPGVQPDADQNNVFKAAASPPYDWQSEEVEAGDPITADLFEDFREWNGGIGKSGLGKPAMATWRSEDVPPSSTIPVQVLRSPKIIEMRENPPEGIDGNWLRASTTEDGFMAWVDKCTHFCCVPAFKAYEGSAKFGGEDAVYCQCHQSIYDPFSIQRVSFVALPRPSE, encoded by the coding sequence ATGAGCGCAGACGACAAGTACCCGGCCGAGAGCGGCCGACGGCGCTTCGTCAAGGGCGTCGTCGGGAGCGCGACCCTGGCCGGAATCGGTACCGGCTCGGCGGTCGCGGTCAACACCGCTACCTCCTCGTCCGGGGCCGGCGGCGGTATCACACAGTACTTCGCCATCGAGAACACCGACGGCCCCGCCCCGCGCGGGATGCCGCAGGTGCCGGTCCGGAAGAACTCCAGCGGCGAGCTGGAGGGCATCTGGCCCGACACCGTCGAGGACGGCGTCGCGCAGATGGAGCTGGGCGGCTCGACGTACTCGTCGGCCGCGTTCCAGTACTGCGGCGTGCAGACCTACCCCGGTGTGCAGCCCGACGCCGACCAGAACAACGTGTTCAAGGCGGCTGCCTCGCCGCCGTACGACTGGCAGTCCGAGGAGGTGGAGGCGGGCGACCCCATCACGGCGGACCTGTTCGAGGACTTCCGTGAGTGGAACGGCGGCATCGGCAAGTCCGGGCTGGGCAAGCCCGCGATGGCGACCTGGCGCTCCGAGGACGTGCCGCCCTCCTCGACGATTCCGGTACAGGTGCTCCGGTCGCCGAAGATCATCGAGATGCGCGAGAACCCGCCGGAGGGCATCGACGGGAACTGGCTGCGCGCCTCCACCACCGAGGACGGCTTCATGGCGTGGGTCGACAAGTGCACGCACTTCTGCTGCGTGCCGGCGTTCAAGGCCTACGAGGGCAGCGCGAAGTTCGGCGGCGAGGACGCCGTCTACTGCCAGTGCCACCAGTCCATCTACGACCCCTTCAGCATCCAGCGAGTCTCGTTCGTCGCGCTCCCGCGGCCGAGCGAGTGA
- a CDS encoding cytochrome bc complex cytochrome b subunit, which produces MTDEHTTTDEETETATDGGQEAAADGSGIVAPDDETPTWRERKERTQGLSQLTYEYFERARREDQDLRTESDYVERDVLAFPVWPHEMIRNLALTSFFVGMIIFLSAALPPHIGAPANPSQTPAVILPDWYLYWSFGLLKLGPLNPELALLGGQKLMADRTYGVVANLVVVGFIAIVPFLNKGAARRPVEQPFWAAVGVFGVLFAITISALSVKNLAPMDAHLLFDLTFLVPFVGGFLSYAVFKSMREGYMFELNRRYYRLRPPK; this is translated from the coding sequence ATGACCGACGAACACACCACCACGGACGAGGAGACGGAGACAGCCACCGACGGTGGGCAGGAGGCGGCGGCCGACGGGAGCGGCATCGTCGCCCCCGACGACGAGACGCCCACCTGGCGCGAGCGCAAGGAGCGCACGCAGGGCCTCTCGCAGCTCACCTACGAGTACTTCGAGCGGGCCCGCCGCGAGGACCAGGACCTCCGGACCGAGAGCGACTACGTCGAGCGCGACGTGCTCGCGTTCCCGGTCTGGCCCCACGAGATGATCCGGAACCTGGCGCTGACGAGCTTCTTCGTCGGCATGATCATCTTCCTGTCGGCGGCGCTGCCGCCCCACATCGGGGCGCCGGCGAACCCCTCGCAGACCCCGGCGGTCATCCTGCCGGACTGGTACCTCTACTGGTCGTTCGGCCTGCTCAAGCTCGGCCCGCTCAACCCCGAGCTGGCCCTGCTGGGCGGCCAGAAGCTGATGGCCGACCGGACCTACGGCGTCGTCGCCAACCTGGTCGTCGTCGGCTTCATCGCCATCGTCCCCTTCCTGAACAAGGGGGCGGCCCGCCGACCCGTCGAGCAGCCGTTCTGGGCGGCCGTCGGCGTCTTCGGCGTCCTGTTCGCCATCACCATCAGCGCGCTGTCGGTCAAGAACCTCGCGCCCATGGACGCGCACCTGCTGTTCGACCTGACGTTCCTGGTGCCGTTCGTCGGTGGCTTCCTCTCGTACGCGGTGTTCAAGTCGATGCGCGAGGGGTACATGTTCGAGCTGAACCGGCGCTACTACCGGCTGCGGCCGCCGAAGTGA
- a CDS encoding DUF7314 family protein codes for MADEFAKGFGILVTAGLGWMTLAGWYTTAGFEDTQLIAPEPAAANFYDTVALLLKDVLFWFAIIGAITFWVVIPAMREARRAFEGEPEN; via the coding sequence ATGGCAGACGAGTTCGCCAAGGGCTTCGGTATCCTCGTGACAGCGGGGCTGGGCTGGATGACGCTCGCCGGCTGGTACACCACGGCCGGCTTCGAGGACACACAGCTCATCGCCCCGGAACCGGCGGCCGCGAACTTCTACGACACCGTGGCACTCCTGCTGAAGGACGTCCTGTTCTGGTTCGCCATCATCGGGGCGATCACCTTCTGGGTCGTCATCCCGGCGATGCGGGAGGCCCGTCGCGCCTTCGAGGGCGAACCGGAGAACTGA
- a CDS encoding DUF7315 family membrane protein, producing MVVPLALYKRITVFSTLFAVVAVLAGFVLLDTATGRASRELSEVNVVLAVAGLLSIGAGAAVYAFSTRFRTAGMGNPKDGEN from the coding sequence GTGGTCGTGCCGCTGGCGCTGTACAAGCGCATCACCGTCTTCTCGACGCTGTTCGCCGTGGTCGCGGTGCTGGCGGGGTTCGTCCTGCTCGACACCGCGACCGGCCGCGCGAGCCGCGAGTTGAGCGAGGTCAACGTGGTGCTGGCGGTCGCTGGCCTGCTGAGTATCGGCGCCGGCGCGGCGGTGTACGCCTTCTCGACACGGTTCCGGACGGCGGGAATGGGAAACCCTAAAGACGGCGAGAACTAA
- a CDS encoding DUF7313 family protein — protein MAEPLVNLFGPVDTFLGPYIEYVLLALLVVNIGARALEYERIKSQVADGGADAVSRHPLRVGTNFLLLAGSFYYLTVHHHGGMVFSILVLGLFLTDLFEFESRKVEARREIDIERPKGAIAASLLALMYIGYQTVFFIIEPVWSSVV, from the coding sequence ATGGCCGAGCCACTCGTCAACCTCTTCGGGCCCGTGGATACGTTCCTGGGGCCGTACATCGAGTACGTCCTGCTGGCGCTGCTGGTGGTCAACATCGGTGCCCGGGCGCTCGAGTACGAGCGCATCAAGAGCCAGGTCGCCGACGGCGGCGCCGACGCGGTCAGCCGGCATCCGCTCCGCGTCGGGACGAACTTCCTGCTGCTGGCGGGGTCGTTCTACTACCTGACCGTCCACCACCACGGCGGGATGGTGTTCTCGATCCTCGTGCTCGGACTGTTCCTGACGGACCTGTTCGAGTTCGAGTCCCGGAAGGTGGAGGCCCGCCGGGAGATCGACATCGAGCGCCCGAAGGGCGCCATCGCCGCCTCGCTGCTCGCGCTCATGTACATCGGCTACCAGACGGTGTTCTTCATCATCGAACCCGTCTGGTCCTCGGTCGTCTGA
- a CDS encoding tyrosine-type recombinase/integrase yields the protein MNSVDDPSNLEERLQNQLRLLEQSESLTSDERQQMCRYFEYLRTETDNGLQTIFNKVYNLRLLAERSEVPLRELCGLEEVRQFVDDLESGAHPEAPEDGYASGTVRNYRTYLRGYFDWLGRDWASEIEIGQPVQTAITGDDLLTREESTGLVSVENRPRDTALAAGLLATGQRISAICSLRVRDIDLSSSIGLMRLNDEAVGLKGASGVRPLMWATPFFRAWKRKHPCAEDDSAPFFCIREGESVGVDAGTVLSPRAAHRALRELAREADVDPEKVHPHRFRHTAITQMVRDGLGTQQICFMVGWKPDSTRFQRYSHVSDDEHLRSVLSQYELTGENSLEVGRPRLSTCRSCGEDLSNSSDPVECPSCSTILRLSRTAGVSDRNDGRCSSRQEAAQPPQLDSTILDRIIDNNEDYIREYLDN from the coding sequence GTGAACTCCGTCGATGACCCCTCCAATCTGGAGGAACGCCTGCAGAATCAGCTCCGACTCCTCGAACAATCAGAATCACTCACCTCGGATGAACGGCAGCAGATGTGCAGGTACTTCGAGTATCTGCGAACGGAGACGGATAACGGCCTGCAGACTATCTTCAACAAGGTCTACAATCTCAGATTGCTCGCTGAGCGTTCCGAGGTTCCACTCCGTGAACTCTGTGGTCTCGAGGAGGTGAGGCAGTTCGTGGACGACCTGGAGTCTGGTGCCCACCCCGAGGCCCCTGAAGATGGATACGCTTCTGGGACCGTTCGAAATTACAGAACGTATCTTCGGGGGTACTTCGACTGGTTGGGACGGGACTGGGCAAGTGAAATCGAAATCGGACAGCCCGTCCAGACCGCAATCACGGGCGATGACCTGCTCACTCGCGAGGAGTCGACCGGGTTGGTTTCTGTCGAGAACCGTCCCAGGGATACGGCTCTGGCCGCTGGTCTACTTGCTACTGGTCAGCGAATTAGTGCGATCTGTTCGCTCCGTGTCCGTGACATCGACCTATCAAGCTCGATTGGGCTCATGAGGTTGAACGACGAAGCGGTTGGACTGAAAGGTGCGTCCGGTGTGCGCCCCTTGATGTGGGCCACCCCTTTCTTCAGAGCCTGGAAACGCAAGCACCCGTGTGCGGAGGATGATTCTGCTCCGTTCTTCTGCATTCGAGAGGGGGAAAGCGTCGGCGTCGATGCAGGAACAGTCCTTTCTCCTCGAGCGGCCCACAGGGCTCTCCGAGAACTTGCACGTGAGGCTGACGTGGACCCCGAGAAGGTCCACCCACATCGATTCCGACATACTGCTATCACCCAGATGGTTCGAGATGGTCTTGGGACTCAGCAAATCTGCTTCATGGTCGGCTGGAAACCCGATTCGACGAGATTCCAGCGATACAGCCACGTCTCGGACGACGAGCATCTCCGGTCGGTACTATCACAGTATGAGCTAACTGGGGAGAACTCGCTCGAAGTGGGACGTCCCCGACTGAGCACCTGTAGATCGTGTGGCGAAGATCTATCGAACTCTTCCGACCCTGTCGAGTGCCCCTCCTGCTCGACGATTCTTCGACTCAGCCGGACTGCTGGCGTATCAGACCGGAATGATGGGAGATGTAGCTCTCGTCAAGAGGCCGCACAACCACCTCAGCTCGATAGTACAATCCTCGACCGTATTATCGATAATAACGAGGATTATATCCGAGAATATCTCGATAACTGA
- a CDS encoding ATP-NAD kinase yields the protein MSDEGVLRRLGVVGDGEVARAVLGAAERAGLDTVEGGARAMAEERSVDAIVTVGESALTALARHGVSAAILPVGAVSGVGAVPSPAAERGVGSLVAGEFEVSEHPVLATSGPLDDVRALFDLTLVTEEAARISEYTVRSGTTTVRQFRADGVVVATPAGSSDYARAAGGPVVGAGTGVVSVVPISPFATDTDHWVLADDSVVLRVDRDEAPVELLADGRSAGRVAPGEDVRLRPTDSVRLLQVPEGRSPFDERGVPADR from the coding sequence ATGAGCGACGAGGGGGTCCTCCGGCGGCTCGGCGTGGTCGGCGACGGGGAGGTCGCCCGGGCCGTGCTGGGGGCCGCCGAGCGGGCCGGACTCGACACCGTCGAGGGAGGGGCCCGTGCGATGGCCGAGGAGCGCAGCGTCGACGCCATCGTGACGGTCGGGGAGTCGGCGCTGACCGCGCTGGCACGGCACGGCGTCTCGGCCGCCATCCTGCCCGTGGGGGCAGTGTCGGGCGTGGGGGCGGTTCCGTCGCCGGCAGCCGAGCGGGGCGTCGGCTCGCTCGTCGCGGGCGAGTTCGAGGTGTCCGAGCATCCCGTGCTGGCCACGAGCGGGCCGCTGGACGATGTGCGCGCGCTGTTCGACCTCACGCTGGTCACCGAGGAGGCCGCACGTATCTCCGAGTACACGGTACGCTCGGGGACGACGACCGTCCGGCAGTTCCGCGCCGACGGCGTCGTGGTCGCGACGCCGGCAGGGAGTTCGGACTACGCGCGGGCCGCGGGCGGGCCGGTGGTGGGCGCCGGGACCGGCGTGGTGAGCGTCGTCCCGATATCCCCGTTCGCGACGGACACGGACCACTGGGTGCTGGCCGACGACTCGGTCGTGCTCCGCGTCGACCGCGACGAGGCACCGGTCGAGCTGCTGGCCGACGGCCGCTCGGCCGGCCGCGTGGCCCCGGGCGAGGACGTCCGGCTCCGACCGACGGACAGCGTCCGCCTGCTGCAGGTCCCGGAGGGCCGCTCCCCGTTCGACGAGCGGGGGGTCCCGGCCGACCGATAG
- a CDS encoding M28 family metallopeptidase — MADWIGETFTSDVGWDHLERLVDIGNRMAGSEGEREAAEATRDALAAVGARDAHLDEFDIQGWVRGSSSVEAAAGSEECIALPRSPAGEVSGELVDVGHGLPGDFDRDLEGAVVMAASNVPGWYDRFLHRREKYYRAVEGGAAAFVFRNHVEGCLAPTGSVGTPGAPIGDIPAVGVSKEVGARLARRDAGEPVTVRVDCETPPATSQNVHADLGPDTDEAVLLTSHVDAHDIAEGAGDNGAGTAMVVELARTLAAREAELDTRVHVVCFGAEEVGLLGSGYDAEERAHDDVVAVVNNDGVGVARTLKAYTHGFDGLRDAVGVVADRFDHPIATTPRLGPHSDHWQYVKWGVPGYHLTSETGSADRGWGHTRADTLDKLEPRTLREQAVLITELVVHLADEGTTVAHREPEAIAAQLDAEDYAEGLQVTGDWPY, encoded by the coding sequence ATGGCAGACTGGATCGGCGAGACGTTCACGAGCGATGTCGGCTGGGACCACCTGGAGCGGCTGGTCGACATCGGGAACCGGATGGCCGGGAGCGAGGGCGAGCGCGAGGCGGCCGAGGCGACCCGTGACGCGCTGGCGGCGGTCGGCGCGCGCGACGCCCATCTCGACGAGTTCGACATCCAGGGGTGGGTCCGCGGCTCGTCCTCGGTGGAGGCCGCCGCGGGCTCCGAGGAGTGCATCGCCCTCCCGCGCTCGCCAGCGGGCGAGGTGAGCGGCGAACTGGTCGACGTGGGCCACGGCCTCCCCGGGGACTTCGACCGCGACCTGGAGGGGGCGGTCGTCATGGCGGCCTCGAACGTGCCCGGGTGGTACGACCGCTTCCTCCACCGGCGCGAGAAGTACTACCGTGCGGTCGAGGGCGGCGCGGCGGCGTTCGTCTTCCGCAACCACGTCGAGGGCTGCCTCGCGCCGACCGGCAGCGTCGGGACGCCCGGCGCACCCATCGGCGACATCCCCGCTGTCGGCGTCTCGAAGGAGGTTGGCGCCCGCCTCGCACGTCGGGATGCGGGCGAGCCCGTGACGGTCCGGGTCGACTGCGAGACGCCCCCGGCGACGAGCCAGAACGTCCACGCCGACCTCGGGCCCGATACCGACGAGGCGGTCCTCCTGACGAGCCACGTCGACGCCCACGACATCGCCGAGGGCGCGGGCGACAACGGCGCCGGCACGGCGATGGTCGTCGAACTCGCCCGGACGCTGGCCGCGCGCGAGGCCGAACTCGACACCCGGGTCCACGTGGTCTGTTTCGGTGCCGAGGAGGTGGGGCTGCTCGGCTCGGGGTACGACGCCGAGGAGCGCGCCCACGACGACGTGGTGGCGGTCGTCAACAACGACGGCGTCGGCGTCGCGCGGACGCTGAAGGCCTACACGCACGGGTTCGACGGACTCCGGGACGCGGTCGGGGTGGTCGCCGACCGGTTCGACCACCCCATCGCGACGACGCCCCGCCTGGGCCCGCACAGCGACCACTGGCAGTACGTCAAGTGGGGCGTCCCCGGCTACCACCTGACGAGCGAGACCGGCTCCGCGGACCGGGGCTGGGGGCACACCCGGGCCGACACGCTGGACAAACTGGAGCCACGGACCCTCCGCGAGCAGGCCGTCCTCATCACCGAACTGGTCGTCCACCTCGCGGACGAGGGGACGACGGTCGCACACCGCGAGCCCGAGGCCATCGCCGCACAACTCGACGCCGAGGACTACGCGGAGGGCCTGCAGGTGACCGGCGACTGGCCGTACTGA
- a CDS encoding polyprenyl synthetase family protein, with protein MREVLAEWRPVVDETIEELLPREVDADYLTDFFGPAAYQYDPEAIQTALADPIWNLLDRGGKRWRAVLLLVLVEGFGEDPHDYLQYACIPEILHNGTIIVDDVEDGATMRRGEPALHHEFGVDIALNAGNAMYFLPLKVLTRNPAELDAETRLAAYEMLMHELNRTHLGQGMDIRWHNAREVDLTEAEYLEMSACKTGALGRIVARLAAIITDNEDDELHVARFAESMSVAFQIADDILDIEHAMEAGGDFGKGVGNDIREGKKTLPVIHAVTNADRDDAERLVDILWSDENTDAEVREAIEIIESTGSVEYAREQAEALAADARDHLDEADLEPGPAEQLADFTRFVVEREV; from the coding sequence ATGCGCGAGGTACTCGCGGAGTGGCGGCCGGTCGTCGACGAGACCATCGAGGAGCTGCTCCCCCGCGAGGTCGACGCGGACTACCTCACCGACTTCTTCGGCCCTGCCGCCTACCAGTACGACCCCGAGGCCATCCAGACGGCACTGGCCGACCCCATCTGGAACCTCCTCGACCGCGGCGGCAAGCGGTGGCGCGCGGTCCTGCTGCTGGTCCTCGTCGAGGGGTTCGGCGAGGACCCCCACGATTACCTCCAGTACGCCTGTATCCCGGAGATCCTCCACAACGGGACCATCATCGTCGACGACGTCGAGGACGGCGCGACGATGCGCCGTGGCGAGCCCGCCCTCCACCACGAGTTCGGCGTCGATATCGCCCTGAACGCCGGCAACGCGATGTACTTCCTCCCGCTGAAGGTACTCACCCGGAACCCCGCGGAGCTCGACGCGGAGACCCGGCTCGCGGCCTACGAGATGCTGATGCACGAGCTCAACCGGACCCATCTCGGCCAGGGGATGGACATCCGGTGGCACAACGCCCGCGAGGTCGACCTCACGGAGGCGGAGTACCTGGAGATGTCCGCGTGCAAGACGGGCGCGCTGGGCCGCATCGTCGCACGGCTGGCCGCCATCATCACGGACAACGAGGACGACGAACTCCACGTCGCCCGCTTCGCCGAGTCGATGAGCGTCGCCTTCCAGATCGCCGACGACATCCTCGACATCGAGCACGCGATGGAGGCCGGCGGCGACTTCGGCAAGGGTGTCGGCAACGACATCCGCGAGGGCAAGAAGACCCTGCCCGTCATCCACGCGGTCACCAACGCCGACCGCGACGACGCCGAGCGGCTCGTCGACATCCTCTGGAGCGACGAGAACACCGACGCCGAGGTCCGCGAGGCCATCGAGATCATCGAATCGACCGGCAGCGTCGAGTACGCGCGCGAGCAGGCCGAGGCGCTCGCCGCGGACGCCCGCGACCACCTCGACGAGGCCGACCTCGAACCGGGACCGGCCGAGCAACTCGCCGACTTCACCCGGTTCGTGGTCGAGCGCGAGGTCTGA
- a CDS encoding plastocyanin/azurin family copper-binding protein, translating to MNRREFLRTGAGATAVAAAASASTAGTASAQAAEVAVGPGGNLVFEPAEVYVAPGETVSWSWDSDNHNIQVLNQPDGAEWEGTEGEKTVTYNTGHTYEYTFETTGTYEYQCFPHAPSMAGQVIVNESGEAPSSGGQKEADPKHMGVPIQAHFVGIATILAIFVSLMFTFFLLKYGESPHASGGD from the coding sequence ATGAACAGACGGGAGTTTCTGCGGACCGGCGCCGGGGCGACCGCGGTCGCCGCGGCGGCGTCCGCCAGCACCGCGGGCACGGCCAGCGCCCAGGCCGCCGAGGTCGCCGTCGGCCCCGGCGGCAACCTCGTCTTCGAGCCAGCGGAGGTGTACGTCGCACCCGGCGAGACCGTGAGCTGGAGCTGGGACTCGGACAACCACAACATCCAGGTCCTCAACCAGCCCGACGGCGCCGAGTGGGAGGGCACGGAGGGTGAAAAGACGGTGACGTACAACACCGGCCACACCTACGAGTACACCTTCGAGACGACGGGCACCTACGAGTACCAGTGCTTCCCGCACGCGCCGTCGATGGCCGGACAGGTCATCGTCAACGAGAGCGGGGAGGCGCCCTCCAGCGGCGGGCAGAAGGAGGCCGACCCCAAGCACATGGGGGTCCCCATCCAGGCGCACTTCGTGGGCATCGCGACCATCCTCGCCATCTTCGTGTCGCTGATGTTCACGTTCTTCCTGCTCAAGTACGGCGAGAGCCCGCACGCGAGCGGAGGTGACTGA
- a CDS encoding cytochrome b produces the protein MSLERKDDFDHEGWMKERDLTPVETVYLTTLMWLDKRLRIVDYLELLEDLYYKINMQMPKSHTEQYNLDNKFWYWYPLYALGSFSTIAYVVAAISGALLGFYYSPATTGDPSTAYNSITFIMTDLRFGFFLRSLHRWSAQVMVAAVFLHMLRVYFTGAYKEPRELNWIIGIVLISLTMVFGYTGYLLPWDQLAFWAGQIGVEMALSVPLAGEWVAQLLFGGFTLSQSTLQRMYILHVFFLPFITTALIAIHIGIVWMQGIAEPH, from the coding sequence ATGAGTCTGGAACGCAAAGACGACTTCGACCACGAAGGCTGGATGAAGGAGCGGGACCTCACGCCAGTCGAGACGGTCTACCTCACGACCCTGATGTGGCTCGACAAGCGGCTCCGCATCGTTGATTACCTCGAACTGCTCGAGGACCTGTACTACAAGATCAACATGCAGATGCCGAAGAGCCACACGGAACAGTACAACCTGGACAACAAGTTCTGGTACTGGTACCCACTGTACGCGCTCGGGAGCTTCAGTACCATCGCCTACGTAGTGGCAGCCATCTCCGGCGCACTGCTGGGCTTCTACTACTCGCCCGCGACCACGGGCGACCCCTCGACCGCGTACAACTCCATCACGTTCATCATGACCGACCTGCGCTTTGGCTTCTTCCTCAGGAGTCTCCACCGCTGGTCGGCACAGGTGATGGTCGCGGCGGTCTTCCTCCACATGCTGCGCGTCTACTTCACGGGCGCGTACAAGGAGCCCCGCGAGCTCAACTGGATCATCGGCATCGTGCTCATCTCGCTGACGATGGTCTTCGGGTACACGGGCTACCTGCTCCCGTGGGACCAGCTGGCCTTCTGGGCCGGGCAGATCGGGGTCGAGATGGCGTTATCTGTGCCGCTGGCGGGTGAGTGGGTGGCCCAGCTACTGTTCGGCGGGTTCACCCTGAGCCAGTCCACGTTGCAGCGGATGTACATCCTGCACGTGTTCTTCCTGCCGTTCATCACGACGGCGCTCATCGCCATCCACATCGGCATCGTCTGGATGCAGGGCATCGCGGAGCCGCACTGA
- a CDS encoding plastocyanin/azurin family copper-binding protein: MTGHDSSAGEVSRRGFLRAATGGAAAAGTVAATSGSAAAQAATVTVGPGGDLVFEPATVYVAPGETVTWEWDSNNHNIVVNSQPEDANWEGTEGPETQTYDEGHTYEYTFETTGEYEYVCFPHAPGMAGKVVVNEDGASPTPEPVSGPPEIPDSAKTLGIATVFGMLSTLGLAYFFMKYGGDYETPDE; encoded by the coding sequence ATGACAGGACACGACTCGTCCGCCGGGGAGGTCAGCCGTCGCGGCTTCCTCCGCGCGGCGACCGGCGGCGCGGCGGCCGCGGGCACGGTCGCTGCCACGAGCGGGAGCGCCGCGGCCCAGGCCGCCACCGTCACCGTCGGTCCCGGCGGTGACCTCGTCTTCGAACCCGCGACCGTCTACGTCGCCCCCGGCGAGACGGTGACGTGGGAGTGGGACTCGAACAACCACAACATCGTCGTCAACTCCCAGCCCGAGGACGCCAACTGGGAGGGGACCGAGGGGCCCGAGACGCAGACGTACGACGAGGGCCACACCTACGAGTACACGTTCGAGACGACGGGGGAGTACGAGTACGTCTGCTTCCCGCACGCGCCAGGGATGGCCGGCAAGGTCGTCGTCAACGAGGACGGCGCCTCCCCGACGCCGGAGCCGGTCAGCGGTCCGCCGGAGATCCCGGACTCGGCGAAGACGCTCGGCATCGCCACCGTCTTCGGGATGCTGTCGACGCTCGGATTGGCTTACTTTTTCATGAAATATGGAGGAGATTACGAAACTCCCGACGAATAG